In Panicum virgatum strain AP13 chromosome 4N, P.virgatum_v5, whole genome shotgun sequence, a single window of DNA contains:
- the LOC120670138 gene encoding pentatricopeptide repeat-containing protein At5g14770, mitochondrial-like isoform X1 yields MAAASPQISPTLHASFLCSFAFALLRAGRLSAASHIVSSLPASPPSRLLRRLIPALASSGLAAAAVRFRPVPGDSRTLNSIILSYCNLRLLRPALSLLRSSSRPDSQVAPDTVSYNIFLAGLSEQGHGKLALPLLGEMCKRGVPFDGVTVSTVVVGLCRASLEDEAARLSEMMVGGRGIDTLDVVGWNALIDGYCKVQDMAAALAVAQRMRTQGVVLDVVGYNSLVAGFCHSGDVGAAWDVVDSMKADGVEPNVVTYTAFIGEYCKRKGIEEAFNLYEGMVRLGVLPDVVTLSALVDGLCRDGRFTEAYALFREMDKIGAAPNHVTYCTLIDSLVKARRVRESLGLLGEMASRGVVIDLVMYTALMDCLGKEGKIEEMKDMLQHALLDNLTPNCVTYTVLIDAHCRTGNIDGAEQVLLQMEEKSVSPNVVTFSSIVRGLVKMGCLSKAADYMRKMKDIGIAPNVVTYGILIDGFFKCQGQEAALDVYHSMLHDGVEPNNFVVDSLVNGLRKNGNIEDAEALFKSMGEHGLLLDCVNYTTLIDGLFKTGNMPAAFKVGQELMEKNLPPDAVVYNVFINSLCMLGKFNEAKSFLKEMRNTGIEPDQATYNTLIAAQCREGKTSKALKLLDEMKRSSIKPNLITYTTLVVGLLEAEAVEKAKYLLNEMASAGFTPTSLTHRRVLQACSESRRLDVILEIHEWMINAGLHADIIVYNTLVHVFCCHGMTRKATVVLDEMLGRGIAPDTITLNALILGHCKSDHLDNAFAMYAQMLRQGLSPNIATFNTLLGGLESTGRIGEADTVLSEMNKMGLEPNNLTYDILVSGYAKKSNKVEALRLYCDMVVKGFIPKASTYNSLINDFAKAGMMNQAKELFNEMKTRGVLHTSSTYDILLNGWSKLRNGTEVRKLFKDMKEIGLKPSNGTLRFISRAFSKPGMTWEARRLLKTLFKD; encoded by the coding sequence atggcggcggcctctCCTCAAATATCGCCCACCCTCCACGCCTCTTTCCTTTGCTCTTTCGCGTtcgccctcctccgcgccggccgcctctCCGCCGCTTCCCACATCGTCTCCTCACtccccgcctcccctccctctcgccTCCTCCGTCGCCTCATCCCCGCCCTTGCCTCCtcaggcctcgccgccgccgccgtccgcttcCGCCCCGTTCCAGGTGACTCCCGCACCCTCAACTCGATCATCCTCTCCTACTGCAACCTCCGCTTGCTCCGCCCCGCGCTCAGCCTCCTCCGTTCCTCCTCCAGACCAGACTCGCAGGTTGCGCCTGATACCGTTAGCTACAACATCTTCCTCGCTGGCCTCTCCGAGCAGGGCCACGGCAAGCTCGCTCTGCCCTTGCTCGGCGAGATGTGCAAGCGCGGCGTGCCCTTCGATGGGGTCACCGTGAGCACGGTGGTCGTGGGGTTGTGTAGGGCCAGCCTGGAGGACGAAGCCGCGAGATTGTCTGAGATGATGGTAGGAGGCCGAGGAATCGACACCTTAGATGTGGTGGGATGGAATGCTCTCATTGATGGGTATTGTAAAGTCCAGGACATGGCCGCAGCATTGGCTGTGGCACAGAGGATGAGGACACAAGGGGTGGTGCTTGATGTCGTGGGGTATAATAGCTTAGTTGCTGGGTTTTGCCACTCCGGTGATGTTGGTGCTGCATGGGACGTAGTGGATTCAATGAAGGCGGATGGGGTGGAGCCGAATGTGGTGACATACACTGCGTTCATTGGGGAGTACTGTAAGAGGAAGGGGATTGAGGAGGCGTTCAATTTGTACGAGGGAATGGTGAGGTTGGGTGTGCTGCCGGATGTGGTCACACTTAGTGCTCTTGTCGATGGGCTCTGCAGGGATGGCCGGTTCACAGAGGCATATGCACTTTTCCGTGAGATGGACAAGATTGGAGCTGCGCCGAACCATGTGACGTACTGTACACTTATTGATTCATTAGTGAAAGCGCGGAGGGTCAGGGAATCTCTTGGTTTATTGGGAGAGATGGCTTCAAGAGGTGTGGTCATTGATCTGGTCATGTATACAGCTCTGATGGACTGTTTAGGTAAGGAAGGGAAGATTGAGGAAATGAAAGACATGCTTCAGCATGCTCTATTGGATAATCTCACTCCCAATTGTGTTACTTACACTGTACTGATTGACGCCCACTGCAGAACAGGCAACATTGATGGGGCAGAGCAGGTGCTGTTGCAAATGGAGGAGAAATCTGTTAGCCCAAATGTTGTTACATTCTCATCAATCGTCAGAGGTCTTGTCAAAATGGGATGCCTCAGTAAAGCAGCTGATTATATGAGGAAGATGAAGGACATTGGGATTGCTCCTAATGTTGTGACCTATGGAATACTTATTGATGGATTCTTCAAGTGCCAGGGGCAAGAAGCAGCTCTTGATGTGTACCATAGTATGTTGCATGATGGTGTTGAACCAAACAACTTTGTTGTTGACTCACTGGTAAATGGTCTGAGAAAGAATGGGAATATAGAGGATGCTGAAGCATTATTTAAAAGTATGGGTGAACATGGTCTGTTGCTAGACTGTGTAAATTATACCACCTTAATTGACGGGCTTTTTAAAACAGGAAACATGCCAGCTGCTTTTAAGGTTGGTCAGGAGTTGATGGAGAAAAACCTACCACCTGATGCTGTTGTCTATAATGTGTTTATCAATTCCCTTTGCATGCTTGGCAAGTTCAATGAAGCAAAatcttttttgaaagaaatgAGAAATACGGGCATAGAACCTGATCAAGCAACATATAACACTCTGATCGCTGCACAGTGCAGGGAAGGAAAGACCTCCAAAGCTCTAAAACTACTGGATGAAATGAAGCGGAGTTCTATAAAGCCTAATCTCATTACATATACTACACTTGTTGTGGGCCTTCTTGAAGCTGAGGCTGTGGAGAAGGCAAAATATTTGCTTAATGAGATGGCTTCTGCTGGATTCACTCCAACCTCTCTGACCCATCGAAGGGTGCTGCAAGCATGTTCTGAAAGCAGGAGATTGGATGTGATTTTGGAAATTCATGAATGGATGATAAATGCTGGTCTTCATGCTGACATTATTGTCTATAATACACTTGTGCATGTTTTTTGTTGTCATGGAATGACTAGGAAAGCTACAGTTGTTTTGGATGAAATGTTGGGGAGAGGAATTGCACCGGATACTATCACATTAAATGCTCTCATTCTCGGCCATTGTAAGAGTGACCATCTAGATAATGCATTTGCCATGTATGCTCAGATGCTTCGTCAAGGCCTGTCTCCAAATATAGCTACTTTCAACACACTTCTCGGTGGTCTTGAGTCCACTGGAAGAATTGGAGAAGCGGATACTGTTCTCAGTGAGATGAACAAGATGGGCCTTGAACCAAATAATCTCACCTATGATATACTAGTTTCAGGATATGCAAAGAAGAGTAATAAAGTTGAAGCACTGAGGCTGTATTGTGATATGGTGGTTAAAGGCTTTATTCCCAAAGCAAGCACATACAATTCACTGATAAATGACTTTGCCAAAGCTGGAATGATGAATCAAGCTAAAGAGCTGTTCAACGAAATGAAAACGAGAGGAGTTTTACATACATCCTCAACTTATGACATCCTTTtaaatggatggtcaaagcTTAGAAATGGAACTGAAGTGAGAAAACTTTTCAAAGATATGAAAGAGATAGGATTAAAACCATCTAATGGCACTCTTAGGTTTATATCCAGAGCATTTTCAAAGCCGGGAATGACTTGGGAAGCTCGACGTTTGCTGAAGACCCTTTTTaaagattaa
- the LOC120670138 gene encoding pentatricopeptide repeat-containing protein At5g14770, mitochondrial-like isoform X2 has product MCKRGVPFDGVTVSTVVVGLCRASLEDEAARLSEMMVGGRGIDTLDVVGWNALIDGYCKVQDMAAALAVAQRMRTQGVVLDVVGYNSLVAGFCHSGDVGAAWDVVDSMKADGVEPNVVTYTAFIGEYCKRKGIEEAFNLYEGMVRLGVLPDVVTLSALVDGLCRDGRFTEAYALFREMDKIGAAPNHVTYCTLIDSLVKARRVRESLGLLGEMASRGVVIDLVMYTALMDCLGKEGKIEEMKDMLQHALLDNLTPNCVTYTVLIDAHCRTGNIDGAEQVLLQMEEKSVSPNVVTFSSIVRGLVKMGCLSKAADYMRKMKDIGIAPNVVTYGILIDGFFKCQGQEAALDVYHSMLHDGVEPNNFVVDSLVNGLRKNGNIEDAEALFKSMGEHGLLLDCVNYTTLIDGLFKTGNMPAAFKVGQELMEKNLPPDAVVYNVFINSLCMLGKFNEAKSFLKEMRNTGIEPDQATYNTLIAAQCREGKTSKALKLLDEMKRSSIKPNLITYTTLVVGLLEAEAVEKAKYLLNEMASAGFTPTSLTHRRVLQACSESRRLDVILEIHEWMINAGLHADIIVYNTLVHVFCCHGMTRKATVVLDEMLGRGIAPDTITLNALILGHCKSDHLDNAFAMYAQMLRQGLSPNIATFNTLLGGLESTGRIGEADTVLSEMNKMGLEPNNLTYDILVSGYAKKSNKVEALRLYCDMVVKGFIPKASTYNSLINDFAKAGMMNQAKELFNEMKTRGVLHTSSTYDILLNGWSKLRNGTEVRKLFKDMKEIGLKPSNGTLRFISRAFSKPGMTWEARRLLKTLFKD; this is encoded by the coding sequence ATGTGCAAGCGCGGCGTGCCCTTCGATGGGGTCACCGTGAGCACGGTGGTCGTGGGGTTGTGTAGGGCCAGCCTGGAGGACGAAGCCGCGAGATTGTCTGAGATGATGGTAGGAGGCCGAGGAATCGACACCTTAGATGTGGTGGGATGGAATGCTCTCATTGATGGGTATTGTAAAGTCCAGGACATGGCCGCAGCATTGGCTGTGGCACAGAGGATGAGGACACAAGGGGTGGTGCTTGATGTCGTGGGGTATAATAGCTTAGTTGCTGGGTTTTGCCACTCCGGTGATGTTGGTGCTGCATGGGACGTAGTGGATTCAATGAAGGCGGATGGGGTGGAGCCGAATGTGGTGACATACACTGCGTTCATTGGGGAGTACTGTAAGAGGAAGGGGATTGAGGAGGCGTTCAATTTGTACGAGGGAATGGTGAGGTTGGGTGTGCTGCCGGATGTGGTCACACTTAGTGCTCTTGTCGATGGGCTCTGCAGGGATGGCCGGTTCACAGAGGCATATGCACTTTTCCGTGAGATGGACAAGATTGGAGCTGCGCCGAACCATGTGACGTACTGTACACTTATTGATTCATTAGTGAAAGCGCGGAGGGTCAGGGAATCTCTTGGTTTATTGGGAGAGATGGCTTCAAGAGGTGTGGTCATTGATCTGGTCATGTATACAGCTCTGATGGACTGTTTAGGTAAGGAAGGGAAGATTGAGGAAATGAAAGACATGCTTCAGCATGCTCTATTGGATAATCTCACTCCCAATTGTGTTACTTACACTGTACTGATTGACGCCCACTGCAGAACAGGCAACATTGATGGGGCAGAGCAGGTGCTGTTGCAAATGGAGGAGAAATCTGTTAGCCCAAATGTTGTTACATTCTCATCAATCGTCAGAGGTCTTGTCAAAATGGGATGCCTCAGTAAAGCAGCTGATTATATGAGGAAGATGAAGGACATTGGGATTGCTCCTAATGTTGTGACCTATGGAATACTTATTGATGGATTCTTCAAGTGCCAGGGGCAAGAAGCAGCTCTTGATGTGTACCATAGTATGTTGCATGATGGTGTTGAACCAAACAACTTTGTTGTTGACTCACTGGTAAATGGTCTGAGAAAGAATGGGAATATAGAGGATGCTGAAGCATTATTTAAAAGTATGGGTGAACATGGTCTGTTGCTAGACTGTGTAAATTATACCACCTTAATTGACGGGCTTTTTAAAACAGGAAACATGCCAGCTGCTTTTAAGGTTGGTCAGGAGTTGATGGAGAAAAACCTACCACCTGATGCTGTTGTCTATAATGTGTTTATCAATTCCCTTTGCATGCTTGGCAAGTTCAATGAAGCAAAatcttttttgaaagaaatgAGAAATACGGGCATAGAACCTGATCAAGCAACATATAACACTCTGATCGCTGCACAGTGCAGGGAAGGAAAGACCTCCAAAGCTCTAAAACTACTGGATGAAATGAAGCGGAGTTCTATAAAGCCTAATCTCATTACATATACTACACTTGTTGTGGGCCTTCTTGAAGCTGAGGCTGTGGAGAAGGCAAAATATTTGCTTAATGAGATGGCTTCTGCTGGATTCACTCCAACCTCTCTGACCCATCGAAGGGTGCTGCAAGCATGTTCTGAAAGCAGGAGATTGGATGTGATTTTGGAAATTCATGAATGGATGATAAATGCTGGTCTTCATGCTGACATTATTGTCTATAATACACTTGTGCATGTTTTTTGTTGTCATGGAATGACTAGGAAAGCTACAGTTGTTTTGGATGAAATGTTGGGGAGAGGAATTGCACCGGATACTATCACATTAAATGCTCTCATTCTCGGCCATTGTAAGAGTGACCATCTAGATAATGCATTTGCCATGTATGCTCAGATGCTTCGTCAAGGCCTGTCTCCAAATATAGCTACTTTCAACACACTTCTCGGTGGTCTTGAGTCCACTGGAAGAATTGGAGAAGCGGATACTGTTCTCAGTGAGATGAACAAGATGGGCCTTGAACCAAATAATCTCACCTATGATATACTAGTTTCAGGATATGCAAAGAAGAGTAATAAAGTTGAAGCACTGAGGCTGTATTGTGATATGGTGGTTAAAGGCTTTATTCCCAAAGCAAGCACATACAATTCACTGATAAATGACTTTGCCAAAGCTGGAATGATGAATCAAGCTAAAGAGCTGTTCAACGAAATGAAAACGAGAGGAGTTTTACATACATCCTCAACTTATGACATCCTTTtaaatggatggtcaaagcTTAGAAATGGAACTGAAGTGAGAAAACTTTTCAAAGATATGAAAGAGATAGGATTAAAACCATCTAATGGCACTCTTAGGTTTATATCCAGAGCATTTTCAAAGCCGGGAATGACTTGGGAAGCTCGACGTTTGCTGAAGACCCTTTTTaaagattaa